In a single window of the Campylobacter fetus subsp. testudinum 03-427 genome:
- a CDS encoding glycosyltransferase, family 2 (Pfam match to PF00535.22 Glycos_transf_2), with translation MEYIKTNSKKECEIPCHFLDKSSVSIVVPCYNEEASISIFQKEIIKILTNIKDKINSNFEYEIIFIDDGSQDKTAVEIKKLCNKFNNTHLIKFSRNFGKEAAILAGFRMAKNSSIVLIDADLQHPVYLIEKMYEIWYNNEADIIYAIRKDRKGESFLKSKLSEIFYKISNIISDVKLKPGVSDFRLMDKKVVDILVAMNEYHRFSKAMFEWVGFKKTALEYDYAPRISGKTSWSYMKLFKYAIEGMISFSTTPLKISFWIGLMISFISGAYGIFIVFDTIINGNTVKGYPSMLTIILFLGGIQLIFLGIIGQYIARIYEQVKDRPHYIVEEEI, from the coding sequence ATGGAATATATTAAAACAAACAGTAAGAAAGAGTGCGAAATACCTTGCCATTTTTTAGATAAAAGCAGTGTATCTATTGTAGTTCCTTGTTACAATGAGGAAGCTTCTATATCCATATTTCAAAAAGAAATCATAAAAATATTAACAAATATCAAAGACAAAATAAACTCAAACTTTGAATATGAAATTATTTTTATAGATGATGGAAGCCAAGATAAAACAGCTGTAGAAATAAAAAAATTATGTAATAAATTTAATAATACTCACCTTATTAAATTTTCGCGTAATTTTGGTAAAGAAGCCGCTATTTTAGCAGGTTTTAGAATGGCAAAAAATAGCAGCATAGTCTTAATAGACGCAGATCTACAACATCCTGTATATCTGATAGAAAAGATGTATGAAATTTGGTATAACAATGAAGCAGATATCATCTATGCTATAAGAAAAGATAGAAAAGGCGAAAGCTTTTTAAAAAGCAAACTAAGTGAAATATTTTATAAAATTTCAAATATCATCTCAGACGTAAAATTAAAGCCAGGGGTAAGCGACTTTAGATTAATGGATAAAAAAGTTGTTGATATCTTAGTAGCAATGAATGAATATCATAGATTTAGCAAAGCCATGTTTGAGTGGGTAGGATTTAAAAAAACAGCGTTAGAATATGATTATGCCCCAAGGATTAGTGGTAAAACTAGCTGGAGTTATATGAAGTTATTTAAATATGCTATAGAAGGTATGATAAGTTTTTCGACTACACCTCTAAAAATATCATTTTGGATAGGGTTGATGATAAGTTTTATATCCGGAGCTTATGGAATTTTTATCGTTTTTGATACTATCATAAATGGAAATACTGTAAAAGGCTACCCCTCAATGCTTACTATAATACTATTTTTAGGAGGAATACAGCTAATATTTTTAGGAATTATAGGGCAATATATAGCAAGAATTTATGAACAAGTAAAAGATAGACCGCACTATATAGTTGAAGAGGAGATTTAG
- a CDS encoding glucosyltransferase (Pfam match to PF14264.2 Glucos_trans_II): MNLKHNLKKELLFTIATIKKFFKYKYFYKYFIFIFGLYFTGYFALIINNVNYGDDYHRATYGDFGFQIWSRFSSEFLSKIFHISLNRNVEISPLLQIIAIAILSIGSMILVKTVLKRYTFWGLAASLPLGLSPFFLENMSFKFDSVFMAISLVSPIIPFLFLKNKIAFFIISILCLELTLTTYQTGNAVYIMLSLFIILSYILEGKNYKQIIKCAMLLILAYISSLLIYKFFILNEYSGEWYASKSAFELNNLIPGVSKNLKTVLKIYEDVFKHTIFVPIFALGIIGFLFACIKVSKICKFWTLIVGLGFIVFGILLSYGAYLVLEKQIFSDRTFNGIGMFLAIIFVFLFKINIKIYKFFSKTICFILAYSLIIEATAWANVLKEQTEYAKYRVELMLHDFYKMIPKDNKFGFTSEVNKNNFMSPIALNTSKTFPIIMRNHAIDNMLDANWLFNSYGLMAHYEHWTPILSKGLCGQKDKKPVEIVENPLHKITKYDNNCFVIEFL; the protein is encoded by the coding sequence GTGAATTTAAAACACAATTTAAAAAAAGAGCTACTATTTACTATAGCAACTATTAAAAAATTTTTCAAGTATAAATACTTCTATAAATATTTTATTTTCATTTTTGGGCTATATTTTACAGGATATTTTGCACTAATAATAAATAATGTTAATTATGGAGATGACTATCATAGAGCTACATATGGAGATTTTGGATTTCAGATATGGAGCAGATTTTCATCAGAGTTTTTATCAAAAATATTTCATATAAGCCTAAATAGAAATGTAGAAATATCGCCTCTTTTACAGATAATCGCGATTGCTATCTTATCTATTGGGTCAATGATTTTAGTAAAAACGGTTTTAAAAAGATATACTTTTTGGGGGCTTGCTGCTAGCTTACCTTTGGGGCTTAGTCCATTTTTTTTAGAAAATATGAGTTTTAAATTTGACAGTGTGTTTATGGCGATATCATTAGTTTCACCAATCATTCCTTTTCTATTTTTAAAAAATAAAATAGCATTTTTTATAATATCTATTTTGTGTTTAGAATTGACCTTGACCACATATCAAACAGGAAATGCGGTGTATATAATGTTATCTTTATTTATAATATTGAGTTATATATTAGAAGGTAAAAATTATAAGCAGATTATTAAATGTGCTATGTTGCTTATACTAGCATATATTTCATCACTTCTTATATATAAGTTTTTTATTTTAAATGAATATTCTGGAGAATGGTATGCATCAAAAAGTGCATTTGAACTAAATAACTTGATTCCAGGAGTAAGTAAAAATTTAAAAACAGTACTGAAAATATATGAAGATGTTTTTAAACATACTATTTTTGTACCTATATTTGCACTTGGGATAATTGGATTTTTATTTGCCTGTATAAAAGTATCTAAAATATGCAAATTTTGGACTCTTATCGTTGGTTTAGGATTTATAGTCTTTGGAATTTTATTATCTTATGGTGCTTATTTGGTATTAGAAAAACAGATTTTTAGTGATAGAACTTTTAATGGTATAGGTATGTTTTTAGCAATTATATTTGTATTTTTATTTAAAATAAATATAAAAATATATAAGTTTTTTAGCAAAACCATATGTTTTATATTAGCTTATTCACTTATAATAGAAGCTACTGCTTGGGCAAATGTATTAAAAGAGCAAACAGAATATGCAAAATACAGAGTTGAGCTTATGTTGCATGATTTTTATAAAATGATACCAAAAGATAATAAATTTGGCTTTACCTCTGAAGTAAATAAAAACAATTTTATGTCTCCAATAGCATTAAACACGTCAAAAACATTTCCTATAATAATGAGAAATCACGCTATAGATAATATGCTAGATGCAAATTGGCTATTCAACTCTTATGGACTTATGGCTCATTATGAACATTGGACACCGATACTCTCAAAAGGTCTATGCGGACAAAAAGATAAAAAGCCAGTTGAGATCGTAGAAAATCCGCTCCATAAAATCACAAAATATGATAACAACTGTTTTGTTATAGAGTTTTTATAA
- a CDS encoding polysaccharide biosynthesis protein, GtrA family (Pfam match to PF04138.10 GtrA), protein MKLSSSYFLRYLCVGVFNTIVGFGVIFTLMYIGYSAEISNLIGYICGIIFSYFMNKFFTFNTKNRNKKEFIKFIIAMLISYALNLLMLKICLSLGINAYIAQLFAGAAYTVSGFLISKFWVFKLNS, encoded by the coding sequence ATGAAATTATCTAGTTCATATTTTTTACGATATTTATGCGTAGGAGTATTCAATACTATTGTTGGTTTTGGAGTTATATTTACCCTTATGTATATTGGATATAGCGCAGAAATCTCAAATTTAATAGGCTATATTTGCGGAATTATTTTCTCATATTTTATGAATAAATTTTTTACTTTTAATACAAAAAATAGGAACAAAAAAGAGTTTATAAAATTTATAATAGCGATGCTTATCTCTTATGCATTAAATCTATTAATGCTTAAAATCTGTCTGAGTTTAGGTATAAATGCATATATAGCCCAACTATTTGCAGGAGCCGCGTATACTGTAAGCGGCTTTTTAATAAGTAAATTTTGGGTATTTAAACTAAACAGTTAG
- the gne gene encoding UDP-GlcNAc/Glc 4-epimerase (Pfam match to PF01370.17 Epimerase) gives MNILITGGAGYIGSHVLKALLEEGGHNITVIDNFYTGSKEALVTLENINKFEFIKCDLTDTFSLREIFRTRKFEAIIHFAAYIEVFESTVKPLKYYLNNTANAANLINLAVEHGVSKFIFSSTAATYGEPSSGVVDETSEQNPINPYGRSKLMTEWILKDAALANRDFKFGILRYFNVAGASTDGLIGQNYPNATHLIKVATGTITGKRESMSIFGSDYATKDGTCVRDYIHIEDLASAHLAVLEYLKTNDSDIFNVGYGRGFSVKEVIETAKKVSGVDFKVLNAPRREGDPAMLISDASKLRNKTSWKPTRESLELIISSALEWEKKLK, from the coding sequence ATGAATATCTTGATAACCGGAGGAGCTGGATATATCGGCTCTCACGTCTTAAAAGCTCTGTTAGAAGAGGGCGGGCATAACATCACTGTCATAGATAATTTCTACACAGGAAGCAAAGAGGCGTTAGTAACGCTTGAAAATATAAATAAATTTGAGTTTATAAAGTGCGATTTGACAGATACTTTTAGCCTTAGGGAGATTTTTAGGACACGCAAATTTGAAGCGATCATACATTTTGCAGCATATATAGAAGTGTTTGAAAGTACGGTAAAACCACTGAAATATTATCTCAATAACACAGCAAACGCTGCAAATTTAATAAATTTAGCTGTTGAACACGGCGTGAGTAAGTTTATATTTAGCTCGACTGCTGCTACTTATGGGGAGCCTAGTAGCGGCGTAGTCGATGAAACAAGTGAGCAAAATCCGATAAATCCATATGGTAGAAGCAAGCTTATGACAGAATGGATCTTAAAAGACGCCGCACTTGCAAACAGGGATTTTAAATTTGGTATCTTGCGTTATTTTAACGTAGCTGGAGCAAGCACGGACGGGCTTATCGGTCAAAACTATCCAAACGCGACTCATCTTATCAAAGTAGCCACTGGGACGATTACTGGGAAAAGAGAGAGTATGAGTATTTTTGGGAGTGATTACGCTACGAAAGATGGAACTTGCGTAAGGGATTATATCCATATAGAAGATCTTGCAAGTGCTCATTTGGCCGTACTTGAATATCTAAAAACAAATGATAGTGATATATTTAACGTTGGCTATGGCAGAGGATTTAGCGTAAAAGAAGTCATTGAGACAGCTAAAAAAGTTAGTGGAGTGGATTTTAAAGTATTAAACGCCCCTCGCCGGGAGGGCGATCCAGCGATGCTTATATCAGACGCTAGCAAACTTAGAAATAAAACTAGTTGGAAACCGACTCGCGAGAGTTTAGAGCTCATCATTAGCTCAGCTTTAGAGTGGGAGAAGAAGTTAAAATAG
- a CDS encoding putative membrane protein translates to MGGILGPNLANIGTLIFDTPFVGVGWVFSFNRGMFMLNAINSKYKLRLQSLNAISVFGANLLASSSVGFVLASGGWEVLNLISFGFIVLFFISFYIFRMQDNL, encoded by the coding sequence ATGGGTGGTATTTTAGGACCAAATTTGGCAAATATCGGCACTTTGATATTTGATACGCCTTTTGTTGGTGTGGGCTGGGTGTTTAGTTTTAATCGTGGAATGTTTATGCTAAATGCTATAAACTCAAAGTATAAACTACGCTTACAAAGTCTAAATGCTATTAGCGTTTTTGGAGCAAATTTGTTAGCAAGTTCTAGCGTTGGATTTGTGCTAGCAAGTGGTGGTTGGGAAGTTTTAAATTTGATTTCTTTTGGATTTATAGTTTTATTTTTCATTTCGTTTTATATATTTAGAATGCAAGATAATCTTTAA
- the lig gene encoding DNA ligase (Pfam matches to PF14743.2 DNA_ligase_OB_2, and to PF01068.17 DNA_ligase_A_M): MKFLALLLAIFLGLKAEVMLLKEYNDENLSGWLASEKYDGVRAIWDGKNLKSRNAKIINAPKWWLKDFPSFAIDGELWSGRGEFEFISSVVNSFDDKGWENIKFMVFDVPNAKGNLRERLEVLREFLKESPNEFIRVIEQIKINSNQDAFAFLDEVISGGGEGVVVRNENAPYKNGRSGEILKLKKFKDSECRVVKLQSGKGKFEGLLGSLICVDIFSNIELKIGSGFSDEQRADPPKVGTIITYKYQNLTKYAKPRFPVFLRVRSDNNLTK, encoded by the coding sequence TTGAAGTTTTTAGCTCTATTATTAGCCATATTTTTAGGTTTAAAAGCCGAAGTTATGCTATTAAAAGAGTATAATGATGAAAATTTAAGCGGTTGGTTGGCGAGTGAAAAGTATGATGGTGTGAGAGCTATCTGGGATGGTAAGAATTTGAAAAGCAGAAATGCTAAGATCATCAACGCTCCAAAGTGGTGGCTAAAAGATTTTCCGAGCTTTGCTATAGATGGTGAGCTGTGGAGCGGACGAGGAGAGTTTGAGTTTATTAGTTCTGTAGTGAATTCTTTTGATGATAAAGGTTGGGAAAATATCAAATTTATGGTATTTGACGTGCCAAATGCTAAGGGAAATTTGCGTGAGCGACTAGAAGTGTTGCGCGAGTTTTTAAAAGAGAGTCCAAATGAGTTTATACGAGTAATAGAACAAATAAAAATAAACTCAAATCAAGACGCTTTTGCGTTTTTAGATGAGGTTATTAGCGGTGGCGGTGAGGGTGTAGTCGTAAGAAATGAAAACGCGCCTTATAAAAACGGTAGAAGCGGTGAAATTTTAAAGCTCAAAAAGTTTAAAGATAGCGAATGTAGAGTCGTTAAACTACAAAGCGGTAAAGGTAAATTTGAAGGGCTTTTGGGTTCGCTTATTTGCGTTGATATTTTTAGTAACATAGAGCTTAAGATCGGTTCTGGATTTAGCGATGAGCAAAGGGCAGATCCGCCAAAAGTCGGTACTATCATTACTTATAAATATCAAAATTTAACCAAATACGCTAAGCCTAGATTTCCTGTATTTTTACGTGTTAGAAGTGACAATAATTTAACAAAATAA
- a CDS encoding UDP-glucuronic acid epimerase (Pfam match to PF01370.17 Epimerase) translates to MKILVTGTAGFIGFHLSRELARRGDTVVGFDCINDYYDINLKYARLNELGIKRENIEENIVVRSGIYPNLSFIKADLSDLKTMQKLFEESSFDCVINLAAQAGVRYSLINPHAYINSNILGFTNILECCRHHGVKNLVYASSSSVYGLNEKMPFSTHDSVNHPISLYAASKKSNELMAHTYSHLFGLSTTGLRFFTVYGEWGRPDMALFLFTKAALEGKAIDVYNYGKMKRDFTYVADIVKGIMKCVDNPATPNLAWDAKNPDPATSNAPYKIYNIGNNSPTSLMDYIKAIEIKLGREIKKNLMPLQAGDVPSTYADVSDLVEDFGYKPNTSVNDGVARFVQWYMDYYKVKI, encoded by the coding sequence ATGAAGATTTTAGTTACTGGAACAGCGGGATTTATAGGATTTCATCTAAGCCGTGAGCTAGCCAGACGCGGCGACACGGTGGTAGGATTTGACTGTATAAATGATTATTACGATATAAATTTAAAATACGCAAGGCTAAACGAGCTTGGTATAAAACGTGAAAATATAGAAGAAAATATAGTGGTTAGATCTGGTATTTATCCAAATTTAAGCTTTATAAAAGCAGATTTAAGTGATCTTAAAACTATGCAAAAGCTTTTTGAAGAGAGCTCTTTTGACTGTGTCATAAATTTAGCCGCGCAAGCAGGAGTTCGCTACTCACTCATCAATCCACACGCTTATATAAATAGCAATATTTTAGGCTTTACAAATATACTTGAGTGCTGTCGCCATCACGGCGTGAAAAACCTAGTATATGCAAGTTCAAGCTCAGTTTATGGACTAAATGAAAAAATGCCGTTTTCCACCCACGATAGTGTAAATCATCCTATCAGTCTATACGCCGCAAGCAAGAAATCAAACGAGCTTATGGCTCACACTTATAGTCATCTTTTTGGGCTTAGCACGACTGGACTAAGATTTTTTACCGTTTATGGCGAGTGGGGACGTCCGGATATGGCTCTGTTTTTATTTACTAAAGCTGCTCTAGAGGGTAAAGCTATCGATGTTTATAACTACGGAAAGATGAAAAGAGACTTCACTTACGTAGCTGATATCGTAAAAGGTATAATGAAATGCGTGGATAATCCAGCTACTCCAAATTTGGCTTGGGACGCTAAAAATCCCGATCCAGCTACTTCAAACGCGCCTTATAAAATTTACAATATCGGAAACAACTCTCCAACCTCGCTAATGGACTACATAAAGGCGATTGAGATAAAATTAGGACGAGAAATCAAAAAAAATCTTATGCCGCTTCAAGCAGGCGATGTTCCTTCAACCTACGCTGATGTGAGTGATCTAGTAGAGGACTTTGGCTATAAGCCAAATACTAGCGTAAATGACGGAGTTGCAAGATTTGTGCAGTGGTATATGGACTATTATAAAGTAAAAATTTGA